One region of Posidoniimonas polymericola genomic DNA includes:
- a CDS encoding FtsX-like permease family protein, which yields MNRSQIVTRSLRYYSRSNVALALGVAVATAVMTGALLVGESVRGSLRDLVTERLGEIDYALAAPQPFRAKLADELAAAEGFAEHFDLATPALLLQATVTHRADGQTRRVSDVQLLGVTHDFGRFDNTHDKLERAWDIPPGEAWITPNVAHGLGVSQGDDIFLLLPSTSAIPADSPLGEKQDTTVGQRFKVGRILPDHGIARFTLQPTQRPPSSVFVSLADAQQAVELEESANLLLVGAEKPDADGGEWLDAALRPTLEDYGVSLRSAAGGKAVQIESRQLVLSDKLVEIAEQALADEPRQPVVTYLANTLRDGEKSIAYSMVSGIDSLKSVGPLRNGVGEPIELGPDEVALNDWAAEALGAKLGDEISLTYYAPESTHGELTEEAPLRLRLAAIAPLQDGNGKPTAAADPALTPQLEGVTDADSINDWDLPFELTEPITQADEDYWDAHSTTPKAFVSLSTAKRLWATRWGTVSLLRVAAPADRLTDIAARLRDAIAPADLGLVFRPIKQQGLAAASGTTPFDGLFFGFSIFLIGSAVLLIALLFRLGVEQRARQVGVLGAVGWTAPQIRKALTKEGLIVAELGAAVGVLGGIAYAWLMLAGLRTLWVDAIVTPFIFLHLSPLSLGIGYLVGLFVAWAAIAWSLRGLLKESTRTLLSGGAHDTASAKPPSRYGRWLRPLLLTGAGGLAVLATTLRGEAQAGAFFTCGVLALTLLVLEIRRWMVSRNITHAAPRRYGINSLALRNLARTPTRSLLTIALVGSASFLILAIGAFRLPPTEAGTGGYDLVAQSDQPLHYDLNTADGRREYAFRRGDSARFANWQIDSLRVYDGEDASCLNLYQTSQPRVLGAPEGFEPPFDWADFRSPRSLKGASGWTDLATDLGADEDGRPVVPVVLDFNTAMYSLKLYGGVGSRLTIEDSAQSEVTLEVVGLLKNSLLQGDLLMSEANFLRLFPDTGGYRFFLVRSKLPDAKLDSFAGLLEDRLSDYGLDVQPARDRLAGFLAVQNTYLSTFQTLGALGLLLGAVGVAVVQLRNVAQRRGELALLRAAGFTAGRLESLVLRENLALLAGGLATGALAALVPLAPQALQHNTRFPWLSTAALVGVIAVVGLVVGWLATRKTIKLPLLPALRSE from the coding sequence ATGAACCGCTCCCAAATCGTCACCCGCAGCCTGCGGTACTACTCCCGAAGCAACGTGGCGCTGGCGCTCGGCGTCGCCGTGGCGACTGCCGTGATGACCGGCGCCCTGCTGGTCGGCGAGTCGGTCCGCGGCAGCCTGCGGGACTTGGTCACCGAACGGCTCGGCGAAATCGACTACGCGTTGGCGGCTCCCCAGCCGTTCCGGGCGAAGCTCGCCGACGAGTTAGCCGCCGCGGAAGGGTTCGCCGAGCACTTCGACTTGGCGACCCCCGCCCTGCTGCTGCAGGCGACCGTCACCCACCGCGCCGACGGCCAGACCCGCCGGGTCAGCGATGTGCAGCTGCTGGGCGTCACCCACGACTTCGGCCGCTTCGACAACACACACGACAAGCTCGAACGGGCGTGGGACATCCCCCCCGGCGAGGCGTGGATCACCCCCAACGTGGCGCACGGCCTGGGCGTCAGCCAGGGGGACGACATCTTCCTGCTGCTGCCGAGCACTAGCGCAATCCCAGCCGACAGCCCACTCGGCGAGAAGCAAGACACGACCGTCGGCCAGCGTTTCAAGGTTGGCAGGATTCTGCCCGATCACGGCATCGCCCGGTTCACCCTGCAGCCGACCCAGCGTCCGCCGAGCTCGGTGTTTGTTTCGCTCGCCGACGCCCAGCAGGCGGTCGAGCTAGAGGAATCGGCCAACCTGCTGCTGGTCGGCGCCGAGAAGCCGGACGCCGACGGCGGCGAGTGGCTCGACGCGGCCCTCCGCCCGACGCTCGAGGACTACGGCGTGTCGCTCCGCTCAGCGGCAGGCGGCAAGGCGGTGCAGATCGAATCAAGACAGCTCGTGCTGTCCGACAAGTTGGTCGAGATCGCCGAGCAGGCCCTGGCGGACGAACCGCGGCAGCCGGTCGTGACCTACCTTGCCAACACGCTGCGGGACGGCGAGAAGTCAATCGCGTACTCGATGGTCTCCGGCATCGACTCGCTCAAGTCGGTCGGCCCGCTACGCAACGGGGTGGGAGAGCCGATTGAGCTAGGGCCGGACGAGGTCGCCCTTAACGACTGGGCCGCCGAGGCGTTGGGGGCGAAGCTGGGCGACGAGATCAGCCTCACCTACTACGCCCCCGAGAGCACGCACGGCGAGCTGACCGAGGAGGCGCCGCTCAGGCTCCGCCTGGCGGCGATCGCGCCGCTGCAGGACGGGAATGGCAAGCCTACCGCGGCGGCCGACCCGGCGCTGACGCCTCAGCTCGAGGGAGTCACCGACGCCGACAGCATCAACGACTGGGACCTACCGTTCGAACTGACCGAGCCGATCACCCAGGCCGACGAGGACTACTGGGACGCCCACAGCACGACGCCCAAGGCGTTCGTCTCGCTGTCAACCGCCAAGCGCCTGTGGGCGACCCGCTGGGGGACGGTCAGCCTGCTGCGGGTTGCGGCGCCGGCGGACCGCTTGACGGACATCGCGGCCCGCCTCCGCGACGCGATCGCGCCGGCCGACCTCGGCCTCGTGTTCCGCCCGATCAAGCAGCAGGGCCTGGCCGCCGCCAGCGGCACAACGCCGTTCGACGGGCTGTTTTTTGGGTTCAGCATATTCCTGATCGGCTCGGCGGTGCTGCTGATTGCGCTGCTGTTCCGCCTCGGGGTTGAGCAGCGTGCGCGGCAGGTCGGGGTGCTCGGCGCCGTTGGCTGGACCGCGCCGCAGATCCGCAAGGCGTTGACGAAGGAGGGCCTGATTGTCGCGGAGCTGGGCGCGGCGGTTGGCGTGCTCGGCGGGATCGCCTACGCGTGGTTGATGCTGGCCGGCCTCCGCACGCTGTGGGTCGACGCGATTGTCACGCCGTTTATCTTCCTGCACCTCTCGCCGCTGAGCCTCGGCATCGGCTACCTGGTTGGGCTGTTCGTGGCGTGGGCCGCCATCGCGTGGTCGCTGCGGGGTCTGCTCAAGGAGTCAACCCGCACGCTGCTCAGCGGCGGCGCCCACGACACGGCGTCTGCCAAGCCGCCGAGCCGCTACGGCCGCTGGCTGCGGCCGCTGCTGCTGACGGGCGCGGGCGGGCTCGCGGTGTTGGCCACGACCCTGCGGGGCGAGGCCCAAGCAGGCGCGTTCTTCACCTGCGGGGTGCTCGCGTTGACGCTGCTGGTGCTCGAGATCCGGCGTTGGATGGTCAGCCGGAACATCACCCACGCCGCGCCGCGTCGGTACGGCATCAACTCGCTCGCCCTCCGCAACCTGGCCCGCACGCCGACCCGCTCGCTCCTGACGATCGCGTTGGTCGGCTCGGCGAGCTTCCTGATCCTGGCGATCGGAGCCTTCCGGCTTCCGCCCACCGAGGCTGGAACCGGCGGGTACGACCTCGTCGCGCAGAGCGACCAGCCGCTGCACTACGACCTCAACACCGCAGACGGCCGCCGGGAGTACGCCTTCCGCCGCGGCGACTCGGCCCGATTTGCCAACTGGCAGATCGACTCGCTCCGCGTCTACGACGGCGAGGACGCCAGCTGCCTGAACCTGTACCAGACGTCGCAGCCGCGTGTGCTCGGGGCGCCCGAAGGATTCGAGCCCCCGTTCGACTGGGCCGATTTCCGCTCGCCGCGCAGCCTGAAGGGGGCGAGCGGCTGGACCGACCTCGCCACGGACCTGGGCGCCGACGAGGACGGACGGCCCGTCGTCCCCGTGGTGCTCGACTTCAACACCGCGATGTACAGCCTCAAGCTCTATGGCGGGGTGGGGTCGCGGCTCACGATCGAGGACTCGGCCCAGAGCGAGGTGACCCTCGAGGTTGTCGGGCTGCTCAAGAACAGCCTGCTGCAAGGCGACCTGCTCATGTCAGAGGCCAACTTCCTGCGACTATTCCCTGATACGGGCGGCTACCGGTTCTTCCTCGTCCGATCGAAGCTCCCCGACGCCAAACTCGACTCGTTCGCCGGGTTGCTCGAAGACCGGCTCAGCGACTACGGACTCGACGTGCAGCCGGCCCGCGATCGGCTGGCCGGGTTCCTGGCGGTGCAGAACACCTACCTGTCGACCTTCCAGACGCTAGGCGCCTTGGGGCTGCTGCTCGGCGCTGTCGGCGTGGCGGTGGTGCAGCTGCGGAATGTCGCGCAGCGGCGCGGCGAGCTTGCGCTGCTACGCGCCGCCGGCTTCACCGCGGGACGGCTGGAGTCGCTCGTGCTCCGCGAGAACCTGGCGCTGCTCGCCGGCGGGCTGGCTACCGGCGCCCTCGCCGCGCTGGTTCCGCTTGCCCCCCAGGCGCTCCAGCACAACACCCGCTTCCCGTGGCTGAGCACGGCGGCGTTGGTTGGCGTAATCGCCGTCGTCGGGCTCGTGGTCGGCTGGCTCGCTACCCGCAAAACCATCAAGCTCCCGCTGCTGCCGGCCCTGCGGAGCGAGTGA